The sequence CGTTCGCAGGGTCTACAAGACCTTAACGAGACTCGAGTGGCCAAGCTCAATTCAATCTGGACACTTGCCGCGCAATTAGAAAAATCATTAATATCCAAAACTGACGAACAGATTGCTCACGTCATCTCTGAGATCCCCCGAAACGACCCCAAACTTGATTCTATGATGTTTATCCGGCACAATGTTGCGAACTGGCAGGAACCACAGGACATGCAGTTCGAACCGAGCCCAGTCTGGCACGACGATGCTACTATGGTGATAGACGAAGCTGCGAAGATCTTCCTTCGGAATCTCCTGACCAAAAGCAAATCCCAGATGAAAGAAATGAAAGGAGAAGCCGATAAGAAGCGAAGGGAAGTTGAAAACGCGAAGAGAGTTCGTCAAAGTATCCGGGATGGCAAGGACAAGCGGGATGAGGTAGAGGTTGTCCGTGCTATATTCTCGATGCAAGAAGACCTACACCAATTTAACCGCAAACAATTAACAGCTGAAGTAGAAACATCAACTATTACTTCAGTTGTAGGGGATTTGTCGCTTGGAGCAAAGAATCATAACTTTAGGCCACAGACGTTCAAGATCCCTACTAACTGCGACCTTTGTGGCGAACGAATCTGGGGCCTTTCTGCAAAGGGATTCGATTGCCGAGATTGCGGATATACATGTCACAGCAAATGTGAGATGAAAGTTCCGGCAGAATGCCCGGGAGAGCAATccaaggaggagaagaagaagttAAAAGCAGAGCGGCAAGAGGCTGCCAATGAGACTCGCCCGTATAAAGCTGCAACGACAACATCCAGTACGGCTGAATTACCGGCATTGAGCCGCCGGGATACGATGAATTCACTGAGTTCAGGATACGCAGCGAGCGCTACTAGGTCGACATCGGCCTTGTCTAGTCAAACCACCGATACTGGGCCTACAGAATTACCTGCTACAGTGTCACCAGCCCAGAAGCCCACTGCATTAAGGAAGCATCGAATCGTGGCTCCCCCACCGGATCAATATGTAAGCGCACCACCGCCAATTTCAAACGGTGGCACTGCTTCAAGACCCTCCGAGCCACGAGGGAAAATGCTTTACCCTTATCAAGCCAACGGAGAGGATGAGATAAGCGTTGACGAGGGACAGGATGTTGTCATTGTCGAGCCCGATGGTAAATAGCCCCGTTTGTGTGTATAACGTTATTCCTTGGTAGCCAGGCTAACTCGATCGTGTCTTTACAGACGGCTCAGGCTGGATGCGTGTTCGCACCGGCTCTTCCACGGGTCTTATCCCAGCATCCTATGTTGAGTCGACTGCATCCCAGGAGCCGGAGGGTCGTCCTGAATCCATGTATTCCGTATCGAGCACATCACTGGCAAATAGCCTCGCACATAAACGCCGTGGTCCTGCTGTTGCTCCCAAGCGTGGTGCTAAAAAATTGCAGTACGTAGTCGCACTGTATGACTACGAAGCACGTACGGAGGCAGAATGGAGCATGACTGAGGGCGATAAGTTTGTGCTTATCAACCGCGACAGTGGGAATGGATGGGCGGACGTTGAGAAAGGCGGAGTGACGAAGTGTGTCCCGGCGAATTATATTGAGGATGCCTCATAGAAATCTTTCGattatttttcctttttttgagAGCGTTGTTTTCATATTGCTCGGCGGGTTCGTTCTCAGGCTGCGGATAAAATGCCCTTTTGCTGTTTTCTCCGGCAAGAGCTTCACTATTGTTGTACTGGTTTGGGATTTTCTACATGCATATACATCCTTATTCCCCCGGCTGGTGTTTAGACGTGTGTGGATACATTGGTAGTGGCGTGTTAGCTTGCCTTTTTGAAATTGCTTTGGATATGCCTGTAGACAATCATAGCCAGTCAATTGCTGGTTTTCACTATATCG is a genomic window of Coccidioides posadasii str. Silveira chromosome 3, complete sequence containing:
- a CDS encoding uncharacterized protein (EggNog:ENOG410QDEW~COG:Z~BUSCO:2839at33183), whose protein sequence is MPLSPSMPGYVEINSVSNGISWLDEIQQFYRERSAIEKEYASKLTALCRKYHDRKSKKSSSLSVGDTPAMTPGSLESASLTTWTTQLSAIEAQAAERNKFGADLEFRIAEPLKQIAVKYEELRKNHGEWSGKLEKERDSSYNDLKKVKGKYDGVCQEVENRRKKMESAFDHGKAKAQNAYQQQLLEMNNVKNTYLIAINVTNKLKERYYYEYVPELLDGLQDLNETRVAKLNSIWTLAAQLEKSLISKTDEQIAHVISEIPRNDPKLDSMMFIRHNVANWQEPQDMQFEPSPVWHDDATMVIDEAAKIFLRNLLTKSKSQMKEMKGEADKKRREVENAKRVRQSIRDGKDKRDEVEVVRAIFSMQEDLHQFNRKQLTAEVETSTITSVVGDLSLGAKNHNFRPQTFKIPTNCDLCGERIWGLSAKGFDCRDCGYTCHSKCEMKVPAECPGEQSKEEKKKLKAERQEAANETRPYKAATTTSSTAELPALSRRDTMNSLSSGYAASATRSTSALSSQTTDTGPTELPATVSPAQKPTALRKHRIVAPPPDQYVSAPPPISNGGTASRPSEPRGKMLYPYQANGEDEISVDEGQDVVIVEPDDGSGWMRVRTGSSTGLIPASYVESTASQEPEGRPESMYSVSSTSLANSLAHKRRGPAVAPKRGAKKLQYVVALYDYEARTEAEWSMTEGDKFVLINRDSGNGWADVEKGGVTKCVPANYIEDAS